The Phycisphaerae bacterium genome includes a region encoding these proteins:
- a CDS encoding UDPGP type 1 family protein, with the protein MASSQTFEQRYQHCRKALTDRGQDHVLRWWDDLDAPARERLLSDIESIPWELVDPLIKTHVLNRPEHRIPENLMPPDVHPQPPRPADRQKYADARELGRRLLGEGKVAAFTVAGGQGTRLGFDGPKGAFPLGPIGDKTLFSYFADMVRAARDCYAAAIPWYIMTSEDNAADTAAFFETNDYFGLPREDVRMFKQGMLPAFDRGGKLLLESKDHLAMAPDGHGGSLKALVRSGALDDMRQRGVEIVSYFQIDNPLVKPFDPLFIGLHHATESDMSSKVLPKADDLEKVGNLCMAVGRLVLIEYSDFPEKLARERNADGSRKFDAGNPAIHMLDVEFVARVIERDFRMPFRRADKAVEHVDAAGRRVTPEKPNAVKLETFVFDVLPLANNPLLLQVDRAEEFSPVKNATGVDSVDTARRDLVERSCRWLESAGVKVPRDAEGFPAATIVVGPRFALDADEVAEKRDKIPAIRQGESVLLG; encoded by the coding sequence GTGGCCAGCTCTCAGACTTTCGAACAGCGATATCAGCATTGCCGCAAGGCCCTCACCGACCGAGGCCAGGACCACGTCCTCCGCTGGTGGGACGACCTCGACGCCCCGGCCCGGGAGCGCCTTCTGAGCGACATCGAGTCCATTCCCTGGGAACTCGTCGATCCCCTCATCAAGACCCACGTACTGAATCGCCCCGAGCACCGCATCCCCGAAAATCTGATGCCGCCGGACGTTCACCCCCAGCCGCCCCGACCGGCCGACCGGCAGAAGTACGCCGACGCCCGAGAGCTGGGCCGCAGGCTCCTCGGCGAAGGCAAGGTCGCGGCCTTCACCGTCGCCGGAGGACAAGGGACCCGTCTGGGCTTCGACGGACCCAAGGGCGCCTTCCCCCTCGGCCCCATCGGCGACAAAACCCTCTTCTCCTATTTCGCCGACATGGTCCGCGCCGCCCGCGACTGCTACGCCGCCGCCATCCCCTGGTACATCATGACCAGCGAGGACAACGCCGCCGACACCGCCGCCTTCTTCGAAACGAACGATTACTTCGGGTTGCCCCGCGAGGACGTGCGCATGTTCAAGCAGGGCATGCTCCCCGCGTTCGACCGTGGCGGGAAGCTCCTGCTGGAGTCGAAGGACCACCTGGCCATGGCGCCCGACGGCCACGGCGGATCGCTCAAGGCCCTCGTCCGCAGCGGCGCTCTCGACGACATGCGTCAACGCGGCGTGGAGATCGTCTCCTACTTTCAGATCGACAATCCGCTGGTCAAGCCGTTCGACCCGCTCTTCATCGGCCTGCACCACGCCACCGAGTCGGACATGTCCAGCAAGGTGCTCCCCAAGGCCGACGACCTGGAGAAGGTCGGCAACCTCTGCATGGCCGTCGGGCGGCTCGTGCTTATCGAATACTCGGACTTCCCCGAGAAGCTCGCCCGCGAGCGCAACGCCGACGGCTCGCGCAAGTTCGACGCCGGCAACCCGGCCATCCACATGCTCGACGTGGAGTTCGTCGCCCGCGTCATCGAGCGCGACTTCCGCATGCCTTTCCGCCGCGCGGACAAGGCCGTCGAGCACGTCGATGCCGCGGGCCGTCGCGTGACACCCGAGAAGCCCAACGCGGTAAAATTGGAGACGTTCGTCTTTGACGTGCTGCCACTGGCCAACAACCCGCTGCTGCTCCAGGTGGACCGGGCCGAGGAGTTCTCACCGGTAAAGAACGCCACCGGCGTGGACTCCGTGGACACCGCGCGGCGCGATCTGGTGGAGCGTTCCTGCCGCTGGCTGGAATCGGCCGGGGTAAAAGTGCCGCGCGACGCTGAAGGCTTCCCCGCTGCCACGATTGTCGTCGGCCCGCGCTTCGCTCTCGACGCGGACGAGGTGGCGGAGAAGCGGGACAAGATTCCGGCAATCCGCCAAGGGGAGAGTGTTCTTCTTGGGTAG
- the gspE gene encoding type II secretion system ATPase GspE, with translation MSIGDLLVQRKKVTSAQLDQAKASRKPSERIEQCLARMGLIDERDYLEVYSEQLGIPLIDLASVTLDTELLRTAPSKVVHRDRVVPIDRSNGAIRVATNNPFNLYAFDELRMLMGAKIETVLASGEEISRVIKDHFGVGGDTVERMIGEQGVEVVSEFDADNADLIEQAQEATVVKLVNEILLEAIRDRASDVHIEPYENDLKIRYRIDGVLHTTNVPPEIRRFHAAIVSRIKILSNLNIAEKRLPQDGGFKIKAQNRDIDLRVSIIPTAFGGAVVMRILDKQSVLFSLDQLGLIGDALTRITHLINQPYGIVLVTGPTGSGKTTTLYSALNTIRSDEIKILTIEDPIEYYLDGIQQVQVKPHIGLTFASGLRSFLRHDPDVILVGEIRDLETAEVAINAALTGHLVFSTLHTNDAATAATRLLDMGVEPFLVSSAVSGVLAQRLVRRICPHCRETYEPDPKDLPPDLDYQPGEKLYRGVGCRDCRQSGYRGRFGIFELMTMTEELREFVIARKSAGEMLAAARQQGLKLMREDGWNKVRQGMTTVEEVARVTKVELTALPG, from the coding sequence GTGAGCATCGGCGACCTACTGGTACAGCGGAAGAAAGTGACCTCGGCGCAGCTCGACCAGGCGAAGGCGTCGCGGAAGCCGTCGGAGCGGATCGAGCAGTGCCTGGCGCGGATGGGGCTGATCGACGAGCGCGACTACCTCGAGGTCTACAGCGAGCAGCTCGGCATACCCCTGATCGATCTCGCGTCGGTGACGCTGGACACGGAGCTCCTGCGGACGGCGCCTTCGAAGGTCGTCCACCGTGACCGCGTGGTGCCCATCGACCGCAGCAACGGCGCGATTCGCGTCGCCACCAACAATCCCTTCAACCTTTATGCCTTCGATGAGCTGCGCATGCTCATGGGGGCGAAGATCGAAACCGTGCTGGCCAGCGGGGAGGAAATCTCGCGGGTCATTAAGGACCACTTCGGGGTCGGCGGCGACACCGTCGAGCGGATGATCGGCGAGCAGGGCGTGGAGGTGGTCAGCGAGTTCGACGCCGATAACGCCGACCTGATCGAACAGGCCCAGGAAGCCACGGTCGTCAAGCTGGTCAACGAGATCCTGCTGGAGGCGATTCGCGATCGCGCCAGCGACGTGCACATCGAGCCCTACGAAAACGACCTGAAGATCCGCTACCGCATCGACGGCGTGCTGCACACCACCAACGTTCCGCCGGAGATTCGCCGCTTTCACGCCGCGATCGTCAGCCGCATCAAAATTCTCTCCAACCTGAACATCGCCGAGAAGCGCCTGCCGCAGGACGGCGGGTTCAAGATCAAGGCGCAGAATCGCGACATCGACCTCCGCGTGAGCATCATCCCCACGGCGTTCGGCGGGGCCGTGGTCATGCGTATTCTCGACAAGCAATCGGTACTGTTCTCGCTCGATCAACTGGGCCTGATCGGCGACGCGCTGACGCGCATCACCCACCTGATCAACCAGCCGTACGGCATCGTGCTTGTGACCGGTCCGACGGGTTCGGGAAAGACCACCACGCTGTACAGCGCCCTGAACACGATCCGCTCGGACGAGATCAAGATTCTCACCATCGAGGACCCCATCGAGTATTACCTGGACGGGATCCAGCAGGTGCAGGTCAAGCCGCACATCGGACTGACCTTCGCGTCGGGGCTGCGGTCGTTCCTGCGACACGACCCGGACGTGATCCTGGTGGGCGAGATTCGTGACCTGGAGACGGCCGAGGTCGCCATCAACGCGGCACTCACCGGACACCTCGTGTTCAGCACCCTGCACACCAACGACGCGGCGACGGCCGCGACACGACTCCTGGACATGGGCGTGGAGCCGTTCCTCGTTTCCAGCGCGGTCAGCGGCGTGCTGGCGCAGCGCCTGGTGCGGCGAATCTGTCCGCACTGCCGGGAAACGTACGAGCCCGATCCGAAGGACCTCCCCCCCGATCTGGACTACCAGCCGGGTGAGAAGTTGTACCGCGGGGTGGGTTGTCGTGATTGCCGCCAGTCGGGGTATCGCGGGCGGTTCGGCATCTTCGAGTTGATGACAATGACGGAGGAGCTGCGGGAATTCGTCATCGCCCGCAAGTCGGCCGGCGAGATGCTCGCGGCCGCGCGGCAACAGGGGCTCAAGCTCATGCGCGAGGACGGCTGGAACAAGGTCCGCCAGGGCATGACCACCGTTGAGGAAGTGGCCCGCGTGACGAAGGTGGAGCTGACGGCTCTGCCGGGTTGA
- a CDS encoding DEAD/DEAH box helicase → MAEGVAAALHEGHHLIVEAGTGVGKSFAYLLPAIECAVRTGRRVVVSTHTIALQEQLIQKDIPFLREVLPFEFNATLVKGRANYIGLRRLGRASRRQDLLFDAQGQVSQLHRIEDWAYQTGDGSLSDLDFQPIGAVWDRVRSDSDDCLGRNCPHFGPCFYQRARRRAAEAHLLVVNHALLFSDIALRRRDAAILPDYDYVILDEAHTVEAIASDHFGATLSSGQINALLNALYNERTGRGILAKDMPRPLFDACNDARSATDQFFRELQAYFTPQDPFSLRLRQPLDLEQRAAAAFSKLASQLRELREDRDEEEERLELDSSIQRCAEFSAIIDIWYRQAEEKWVYWMEATSAAQRNVRLCARPVEIAPFLRAYLFDAAEAVVMTSATLATSGADPFAYLKSRAGVDDVETLLLGSPFDYAAQMKVYVEADLPDPNDQAYAPAACDEIEKYLLMSEGRAFLLFTSYATMNDFAKRLEDFLTENDMPCFVQGTGLPRSQMLDKFRETPRAVLFGTDTFWAGVDVPGEALSNVTIIKLPFAVPNHPSIEARIESIKARGGNSFTEFQLPEAILKFKQGVGRLIRSRTDRGIVVILDPRVCTKSYGRQFLAALPECEVEIVLHERDG, encoded by the coding sequence ATGGCCGAGGGCGTCGCGGCCGCGCTGCACGAAGGACATCACTTGATCGTCGAAGCCGGCACCGGCGTGGGCAAGAGCTTCGCCTATCTCCTGCCCGCGATCGAGTGCGCGGTTCGCACCGGCCGGCGCGTCGTGGTCAGCACCCACACCATCGCCCTGCAGGAGCAGCTCATCCAGAAGGACATTCCCTTCCTGCGCGAGGTGCTTCCCTTCGAGTTCAACGCCACGCTCGTGAAGGGCCGGGCGAACTACATCGGCCTGCGGCGGCTCGGCCGGGCTTCCCGCCGGCAGGACCTGCTATTTGACGCCCAGGGACAAGTCTCCCAACTGCATCGCATCGAGGACTGGGCCTACCAGACGGGCGACGGCTCGCTTTCCGACCTGGACTTCCAGCCCATCGGCGCCGTGTGGGATCGCGTGCGCAGCGACAGCGACGACTGCCTCGGCCGCAACTGCCCGCACTTCGGCCCATGCTTCTACCAGCGGGCCCGGCGCCGCGCGGCAGAAGCCCACCTGCTGGTGGTGAATCATGCCCTGCTGTTCTCCGACATCGCACTCCGCCGGCGCGACGCCGCCATCCTTCCCGATTACGACTACGTGATCCTCGACGAAGCGCACACGGTGGAGGCCATCGCCTCCGACCACTTCGGCGCGACGCTCTCCAGCGGGCAGATCAACGCCCTGCTCAACGCGCTGTACAACGAACGCACGGGGCGGGGAATCCTCGCCAAGGACATGCCCCGGCCGCTGTTTGACGCATGTAATGATGCGCGGTCGGCCACGGACCAGTTCTTCCGCGAGTTGCAAGCGTACTTCACGCCGCAGGACCCGTTCAGTCTGCGGCTTCGCCAGCCGCTGGACCTTGAGCAGCGGGCGGCGGCGGCGTTCAGCAAGTTGGCGTCCCAGTTGCGCGAGCTCCGCGAGGATCGCGACGAGGAGGAGGAACGCCTGGAACTGGACTCGTCGATCCAACGCTGCGCGGAATTCTCCGCAATAATTGACATTTGGTACCGCCAGGCGGAGGAAAAATGGGTCTATTGGATGGAGGCAACATCGGCGGCGCAGCGGAACGTGCGACTCTGTGCTCGTCCGGTGGAGATCGCACCTTTTCTGCGCGCGTATCTTTTTGATGCCGCCGAAGCCGTGGTGATGACTTCGGCCACGCTGGCTACGTCGGGGGCGGATCCGTTCGCCTACCTGAAGAGCCGTGCGGGGGTGGACGACGTGGAAACGCTGCTGCTGGGATCGCCCTTTGACTACGCCGCGCAAATGAAGGTGTACGTCGAGGCTGACCTGCCCGACCCCAATGACCAGGCGTACGCACCGGCCGCGTGCGACGAGATTGAGAAATACTTGCTCATGTCTGAAGGTCGAGCGTTCCTATTGTTTACCAGCTACGCCACGATGAACGACTTCGCCAAGCGGCTGGAAGATTTCCTCACAGAGAACGACATGCCTTGTTTCGTCCAGGGAACCGGACTACCGCGTTCGCAGATGCTCGACAAGTTCCGCGAAACGCCCCGCGCCGTGTTGTTTGGAACCGACACCTTCTGGGCGGGCGTGGATGTGCCCGGCGAGGCACTCTCCAACGTCACCATCATCAAATTACCCTTCGCGGTCCCCAACCATCCTTCCATTGAGGCGCGCATCGAGTCCATCAAGGCACGCGGGGGAAATTCCTTTACCGAGTTCCAGCTTCCGGAGGCGATCCTCAAATTCAAGCAGGGCGTGGGCAGGCTGATCCGCAGCCGAACCGACCGGGGCATCGTGGTCATTCTCGATCCCCGCGTCTGCACGAAATCCTACGGGCGACAGTTCCTGGCGGCGCTGCCGGAGTGCGAGGTCGAGATCGTTCTTCATGAACGGGATGGCTGA
- a CDS encoding aspartate-semialdehyde dehydrogenase, with product MIPHLAILGATGAVGLEACTILDQRTLAFDRLTLLGSARSAGQRVQVRGRAYEVREVDDAAFADVTHAIFSAGAERSRRYAPPAVSAGAVVVDNSSAFRMAPEVPLVIPEINAHEAARHQGIIANPNCSTIIMNVVVWPLHRANPVRRIVVSTYQSASGAGGAAMEELRTQSGEVLAGRPAAPRVFPHPIAFNLFSHNTAIDADGYNVEERKMIEETRKIFAAPDLPITATCIRVPVFRAHSESVNLAFERPIHPDEVREILAAAPGVRVVDDRQANRFPMPVEASGKDDVLVGRIRADLSQPDGRGIELFISGDQLRKGAALNAVQILEALTTAG from the coding sequence ATGATTCCTCATCTTGCCATCCTTGGAGCGACCGGAGCCGTCGGGCTGGAAGCCTGCACGATTCTCGACCAGCGCACCCTGGCATTCGATCGCTTGACCCTGTTGGGGTCCGCGAGAAGCGCGGGACAACGGGTCCAGGTTCGCGGCCGCGCTTACGAGGTTCGTGAAGTCGATGACGCCGCCTTCGCCGACGTTACCCACGCCATCTTCAGCGCCGGGGCCGAACGCAGCCGCCGATACGCCCCTCCCGCGGTTTCTGCCGGGGCGGTGGTGGTGGACAACTCCTCGGCCTTCCGAATGGCCCCGGAAGTCCCCCTCGTCATCCCCGAAATCAACGCCCACGAAGCCGCCCGCCACCAGGGCATCATCGCCAACCCCAACTGCTCGACGATCATCATGAACGTGGTCGTCTGGCCGCTGCACCGCGCGAATCCCGTGAGGCGCATCGTGGTGAGCACCTACCAGTCGGCCAGCGGCGCGGGCGGCGCCGCCATGGAGGAGCTTCGCACGCAGTCGGGCGAGGTTCTCGCCGGACGCCCCGCCGCCCCCAGGGTTTTCCCGCACCCCATCGCCTTCAACCTCTTCTCGCACAACACGGCCATCGACGCCGACGGCTACAACGTCGAGGAGCGGAAGATGATTGAGGAGACGCGGAAGATCTTCGCCGCGCCCGATCTTCCCATTACGGCAACGTGCATCCGTGTGCCGGTGTTCCGCGCTCACAGCGAATCCGTAAACCTCGCCTTTGAACGACCGATCCATCCCGACGAAGTGCGTGAGATTCTCGCCGCCGCTCCGGGTGTGCGTGTCGTGGATGATCGCCAGGCGAACCGCTTCCCCATGCCCGTCGAGGCATCCGGCAAGGATGACGTGCTCGTCGGACGCATCCGCGCCGACCTAAGCCAGCCCGACGGCCGGGGGATCGAGTTGTTCATCAGCGGGGATCAGCTTCGCAAAGGGGCGGCGCTGAATGCCGTGCAGATTCTGGAAGCGTTGACAACAGCAGGGTAG
- a CDS encoding AtpZ/AtpI family protein has product MTKRRADRSSWVRWSGIGFEFAAAVVGFTLLGLWIDRSYKSGPWGVVVGAALGIVGGGYNFLRESLQAAKSAEDERRRQRENGDGT; this is encoded by the coding sequence ATGACCAAGCGTCGGGCAGATCGGTCTTCCTGGGTTCGCTGGTCGGGAATAGGCTTCGAGTTCGCGGCGGCGGTCGTGGGTTTCACGCTCCTGGGACTCTGGATCGACCGCTCGTACAAGAGCGGTCCGTGGGGCGTGGTGGTCGGCGCGGCGCTCGGAATCGTGGGCGGTGGCTACAACTTCCTCCGTGAGTCGCTCCAGGCGGCGAAATCGGCGGAGGATGAGCGCAGGCGGCAGCGGGAGAATGGCGACGGGACCTGA
- the atpB gene encoding F0F1 ATP synthase subunit A, whose translation MSFYVPVLASLNPLSHVVQHPLRQGDLDLKSSLGFLGWLLTPEGKITFLSDQIVMMIIAGLLLVLFLPSLARKRRGSDEIGRLVPTGFANFLEVICDYLRKNVAQPVLHEHTDRFINYIWSAFFFVLTMNLLGLLPIHPVSALFGTHIGGTATGNIFVTATMAVLTMLMMIVNGLRIGGMHYIAHFCPGPIWLAPILIPVEIIGLLAKIFALAVRLFANMIAGHMLLAVLVGLILMAGSTAGAGVGAAVAVPAVLGSVAIYFLEIFVAFLQAFIFTFLTAVFIGMSVVFHGDGHHEGVPEGHSTIEAKVTD comes from the coding sequence ATGAGCTTCTACGTACCGGTGCTGGCCTCGCTGAATCCGCTTTCGCACGTGGTGCAACATCCGCTGCGCCAGGGGGATTTGGATCTGAAGTCCTCGCTGGGATTCCTCGGCTGGCTGCTGACGCCGGAGGGCAAGATCACGTTCCTCAGCGACCAGATCGTGATGATGATCATCGCGGGCCTGCTGCTCGTGCTCTTCCTTCCCTCCCTGGCGCGCAAGCGACGCGGCAGCGACGAGATCGGGCGGCTCGTGCCGACCGGGTTTGCCAACTTCCTGGAAGTCATCTGCGATTACCTCCGCAAGAACGTCGCCCAGCCGGTGCTTCATGAGCATACGGACCGTTTCATCAACTACATCTGGAGTGCGTTCTTCTTCGTCCTGACGATGAATCTGCTGGGGCTGCTCCCCATTCACCCGGTCAGCGCGCTTTTCGGCACCCACATCGGCGGAACGGCCACGGGAAATATCTTCGTCACGGCGACGATGGCCGTTCTGACCATGCTCATGATGATCGTGAACGGGCTTCGGATTGGGGGCATGCACTACATCGCCCACTTCTGCCCGGGTCCGATCTGGCTGGCGCCGATCCTGATTCCGGTGGAAATTATCGGCCTGCTCGCCAAGATTTTCGCCCTGGCCGTGCGACTCTTCGCCAACATGATCGCGGGTCACATGCTGTTGGCAGTCCTGGTGGGCCTGATTCTGATGGCCGGCAGCACGGCCGGCGCGGGCGTCGGCGCGGCGGTGGCGGTGCCGGCGGTTCTCGGCAGCGTGGCGATCTACTTCCTGGAGATTTTCGTTGCGTTTCTCCAGGCGTTCATCTTTACGTTTCTAACGGCCGTGTTCATCGGAATGTCGGTCGTCTTCCATGGCGACGGGCATCACGAAGGCGTGCCGGAAGGGCATTCGACGATCGAAGCGAAAGTGACTGACTGA
- the atpE gene encoding ATP synthase F0 subunit C, translating into MIVGGLVLLFADVSTARAADEPGAAAPKAHGTFLDTQGAGRLGGAIGAGLVVMGGAAGIGRIGGSAVESMARQPEVAGQISTGMLITAAMIEGATLFAVVVGLLAVVF; encoded by the coding sequence ATGATCGTGGGCGGGCTCGTGCTCCTGTTCGCCGATGTTTCGACGGCTCGCGCGGCCGATGAGCCCGGCGCGGCGGCGCCCAAGGCCCACGGCACGTTCCTGGATACGCAGGGCGCCGGCCGTCTCGGCGGTGCGATCGGCGCGGGCTTGGTGGTCATGGGCGGAGCCGCGGGCATCGGCCGGATCGGCGGCAGCGCCGTCGAGTCCATGGCCCGTCAGCCGGAAGTCGCCGGGCAGATCAGCACCGGCATGCTTATCACCGCGGCCATGATCGAAGGCGCCACGCTGTTCGCGGTGGTCGTCGGACTGCTGGCGGTCGTGTTCTAG
- the atpF gene encoding F0F1 ATP synthase subunit B has product MRTIRMCDIARPVAALFLSMHALASRAVAAEGEGQGNLFAGDLGNAIWTLLIFGLVVFVLGRFVWPAILGGLRKREEFILQSLQQAKKDRQEAEARLKEYAEKLDAARAEASGIVDEGRRDAEVVKRQIEENARKEAEAIVTRARREISIATESAVKELYELSGKLATELASRIIRKELDPKEHERLIADSIRELSDTMKRN; this is encoded by the coding sequence GTGCGTACGATTCGAATGTGCGACATCGCGCGGCCGGTGGCCGCCCTGTTCCTGAGCATGCACGCTCTCGCGTCGCGGGCCGTCGCCGCGGAAGGCGAGGGCCAGGGAAACCTCTTCGCCGGCGACCTGGGCAACGCCATCTGGACGCTGCTCATCTTCGGGCTGGTCGTGTTCGTGCTCGGGCGCTTCGTCTGGCCGGCGATTCTCGGCGGACTGCGCAAGCGGGAGGAGTTCATTCTCCAATCGCTCCAGCAGGCCAAAAAAGATCGCCAGGAAGCCGAGGCACGACTCAAGGAGTACGCCGAGAAGCTCGACGCCGCTCGCGCCGAGGCATCCGGCATCGTCGACGAAGGCCGGCGCGACGCCGAGGTCGTCAAGCGCCAGATCGAAGAGAACGCCCGCAAGGAGGCGGAGGCCATCGTTACCCGCGCGCGACGCGAAATCAGCATCGCCACGGAGTCGGCCGTCAAGGAGCTCTACGAACTGAGCGGCAAGCTTGCCACGGAGCTCGCCTCACGGATTATCCGCAAGGAACTCGACCCCAAGGAGCATGAGCGCCTGATCGCGGATTCGATTCGCGAATTGTCGGATACGATGAAGCGCAACTGA
- the atpH gene encoding ATP synthase F1 subunit delta — MATISDKEMGLAQVYAQAMLSLAESKGQADALLEELLDLVKLLNQHPQWARVMTSPHVDAETRRKAIDKAFRGRASDMLTDALQIINRKGRLELIRAIVEAYRLAHEELRGEVDVHVRTAVPLSAALRDQVRDLAAKFSGKKPELFEEVDPSLLGGVSIRIGDDKFDATVSSRLKAAKADLLERASEEIHRSRAYVADMPT; from the coding sequence ATGGCAACCATCAGTGACAAGGAAATGGGTCTGGCGCAGGTCTACGCCCAGGCCATGCTTTCGCTGGCGGAGTCGAAAGGCCAGGCGGACGCGCTGCTCGAGGAGTTGCTCGATCTGGTCAAGCTCCTCAATCAGCATCCCCAGTGGGCGCGGGTTATGACAAGCCCGCACGTCGACGCGGAAACGCGCCGTAAGGCGATCGACAAGGCGTTTCGCGGCCGCGCCAGCGACATGCTGACCGACGCGCTCCAGATCATCAACCGCAAGGGGCGGCTGGAGCTCATTCGCGCCATCGTGGAGGCTTACCGCCTGGCCCACGAGGAGTTGCGCGGCGAGGTCGATGTGCACGTGCGAACGGCCGTGCCGCTTTCCGCCGCGCTGCGCGATCAGGTTCGCGACCTCGCGGCCAAGTTCTCCGGCAAGAAGCCGGAGCTGTTCGAGGAGGTCGATCCGTCGTTGCTCGGCGGGGTGTCCATCCGCATCGGCGATGACAAGTTCGATGCGACGGTGTCCTCGCGTCTCAAGGCGGCCAAGGCGGACTTGCTGGAGCGCGCGTCGGAAGAGATCCATCGCAGCCGCGCGTATGTCGCGGATATGCCGACGTAG
- a CDS encoding F0F1 ATP synthase subunit alpha, giving the protein MKLKVDEIASVIREEIEQYRGDVDVAEVGTVLEVGDGIARVYGLSNAMALEQVEFQNGQFGQVFNLEENSVGVVILGDYLGIKEGDEVRRTGQLLSVPVGNEMIGRVVDPLGRPLDGKGVIETPARRPLEFKAPGIALRQPVNEPLQTGIKAIDSMIPIGRGQRELIIGDRKTGKTAIAIDTIINQKGQGVVCIYVAIGLKESNVVGVAEKLRETGAMDYTIIVSASSSDPAPLQYIAPYAGAAMAEYFMYEHGKATLCVYDDLSKQAQAYRQLSLLLRRPPGREAYPGDVFYLHSRLLERAVKLRDEYGVVPKDTPKDTRDRKLCKVHPQGLNAQKEHRPDDPDGTYHRPHGKHKAEAWLASLPDKDKYRVHQFPDSGGSMTALPIIETLEGEVSAYIPTNVISITDGQIYLEPDLFFAGVRPAVNVGISVSRVGGNAQRKAMKKVAGSLRLDLAAYRELEAFAQLGTELDAATQRQLDRGQRMVELLKQPQFEPYSVNEQILSIFAGTRGFLDDLPVIRVLAFERGLLKRFRDEFPEIIDELDRTGALSDELTERISKVIGEYKAIFKRELEESKGPAVAAR; this is encoded by the coding sequence ATGAAACTCAAAGTTGACGAGATCGCATCGGTTATCCGCGAGGAAATCGAGCAATACCGCGGCGATGTAGACGTGGCCGAGGTCGGCACCGTGCTCGAAGTCGGCGACGGCATCGCCCGCGTCTACGGCCTGAGCAATGCCATGGCCCTCGAGCAGGTGGAGTTCCAGAACGGCCAGTTCGGGCAGGTGTTCAACCTGGAAGAGAACTCCGTCGGCGTCGTCATCCTGGGCGATTACCTGGGCATCAAGGAAGGCGACGAGGTCCGCCGTACTGGGCAACTGCTCAGCGTTCCCGTCGGCAACGAGATGATCGGCCGCGTGGTCGACCCGCTCGGGCGCCCGCTGGACGGCAAGGGCGTGATCGAAACTCCCGCCCGCCGGCCGCTGGAATTCAAGGCGCCGGGCATCGCCCTTCGCCAACCGGTCAACGAGCCGTTGCAGACCGGCATCAAGGCCATCGACAGCATGATCCCCATCGGCCGCGGGCAGCGCGAGCTCATCATCGGCGACCGCAAAACCGGCAAGACGGCCATCGCCATCGACACGATCATCAATCAAAAAGGCCAGGGTGTCGTCTGCATCTACGTGGCCATCGGACTGAAAGAGTCCAACGTCGTCGGCGTGGCCGAGAAGCTGCGCGAGACGGGGGCGATGGACTACACGATTATCGTCTCCGCTTCGTCGTCCGACCCCGCGCCGCTCCAGTACATCGCGCCGTATGCCGGCGCGGCCATGGCCGAGTACTTCATGTACGAGCACGGCAAGGCCACGTTGTGCGTGTACGACGATTTGAGCAAGCAGGCCCAGGCCTATCGGCAGCTCTCGCTTCTCCTGCGTCGCCCGCCGGGCCGAGAGGCCTACCCCGGCGACGTGTTCTATCTGCACTCGCGTCTGCTGGAGCGCGCGGTCAAGCTGCGTGATGAGTACGGCGTGGTCCCGAAGGATACGCCCAAGGACACCCGGGACCGCAAGTTGTGCAAGGTCCATCCGCAGGGGCTCAACGCGCAGAAGGAGCACCGCCCCGACGATCCCGACGGTACGTATCACCGTCCACATGGTAAGCACAAGGCCGAGGCGTGGCTGGCGTCGCTCCCCGACAAGGACAAGTACCGCGTGCACCAGTTCCCCGACAGCGGCGGTTCGATGACGGCGCTGCCCATCATCGAAACGCTGGAGGGCGAGGTCTCGGCGTACATCCCCACGAACGTGATCTCGATTACCGACGGGCAGATCTACCTGGAGCCGGACCTGTTCTTCGCGGGCGTGCGGCCGGCCGTCAACGTGGGCATCAGCGTTTCGCGCGTCGGCGGTAACGCCCAGCGCAAGGCCATGAAGAAGGTTGCCGGCTCGCTCCGACTGGACCTCGCGGCCTACCGCGAGCTGGAGGCATTTGCCCAACTGGGTACGGAGCTTGACGCCGCCACGCAGCGGCAACTCGACCGCGGTCAGCGCATGGTCGAGTTGCTCAAGCAGCCGCAGTTCGAACCGTACAGCGTAAACGAGCAGATCCTCAGCATCTTCGCCGGAACGCGCGGATTCCTGGATGATTTGCCGGTGATTCGGGTGCTGGCGTTTGAGAGGGGACTGCTGAAGCGGTTCCGCGATGAGTTCCCCGAGATCATCGACGAGCTCGATCGCACAGGGGCGCTCTCCGATGAGCTCACCGAGCGCATTTCGAAGGTGATCGGCGAATACAAGGCAATTTTCAAGCGCGAGTTGGAAGAGTCGAAGGGACCGGCGGTGGCGGCGCGCTAG